In one window of Nocardiopsis aegyptia DNA:
- a CDS encoding nitrilase-related carbon-nitrogen hydrolase, whose amino-acid sequence MPHTVRAALVQTEWTGDTESMIAAHEKYARDAAAQGAKVIGFQEVFNAPYFCQVQEAEHYRWAESVPDGPTVTRFSALARELGMVMVLPVFEIEKPGFYYNTAAVIDADGTYLGKYRKHHIPQVKGFWEKFYFRPGNLGWPVFDTAVGRIGVYICYDRHFPEGWRALGLAGAQLVYNPSATHRGLSAYLWQLEQPASAVANAYYVAAINRVGVEEYGDNDFYGTSYFVDPRGQFVGEVASDTAAELVVRDLDFDLIDEVRQQWAFYRDRRPDAYEPLVEG is encoded by the coding sequence ATGCCGCACACCGTCCGTGCCGCGCTCGTCCAGACCGAGTGGACCGGCGACACCGAATCCATGATCGCGGCGCACGAGAAATACGCCCGCGACGCCGCCGCGCAGGGCGCGAAGGTCATCGGATTCCAGGAAGTCTTCAACGCGCCCTACTTCTGCCAGGTGCAGGAGGCCGAGCACTACCGCTGGGCCGAGTCGGTCCCCGACGGCCCCACCGTCACCCGCTTCAGCGCTCTGGCCCGCGAACTGGGCATGGTGATGGTCCTGCCGGTCTTCGAGATCGAGAAGCCGGGCTTCTACTACAACACCGCCGCCGTCATCGACGCCGACGGCACCTATCTCGGCAAGTACCGCAAGCACCACATCCCCCAGGTCAAGGGCTTCTGGGAGAAGTTCTACTTCCGTCCCGGCAACCTGGGCTGGCCGGTCTTCGACACGGCCGTCGGCCGGATCGGCGTCTACATCTGCTACGACCGCCACTTCCCCGAGGGGTGGCGCGCGCTCGGCCTGGCCGGGGCGCAGCTCGTCTACAACCCGTCCGCCACCCACCGCGGCCTGTCCGCCTACCTCTGGCAGCTCGAACAGCCCGCGTCGGCGGTCGCCAACGCCTACTACGTCGCCGCCATCAACCGGGTGGGCGTGGAGGAGTACGGCGACAACGACTTCTACGGCACCAGCTACTTCGTCGACCCGCGCGGGCAGTTCGTCGGCGAGGTCGCCTCGGACACCGCCGCCGAACTGGTCGTCCGCGACCTCGACTTCGACCTGATCGACGAGGTCCGGCAGCAGTGGGCGTTCTACCGCGACCGCCGCCCGGACGCCTACGAGCCGCTGGTCGAGGGATAG